The window TCGCCCCGGGGGATTTCCTCCAACGGTGGAGCCGCTTCCACGTCGGCTCCAGCGACTCccaggcccccgcccctcccgagCCGCGCGGGAGCCGCTCGCCCCCCgacctccgccccccgcccccggcgcctgGGCCCGGAGGATGCGGCCCGGGCTCCAgctccgccgcccccgccccggcccggcccggcccggcccggccccggcccccgcgcccgcgcccgcgcccgcggccTGGGCAGGATACTGAACACAGTCCGCTCCCAGGGCTCCAGCATGTAGAGCGCCGTGACCAGCAGATACTGGTAGTAGAACCAGGACATTTGCTTCCAGGCCCGCGCCAGCGCCATCCCCGCCACGCGCTTCCCTCGTTGAGGCGGAACGTCAGTCTGTCCGGCCGGCCTCCGGGGAGCGTCCTCCAGCCCCGGCCGCGAGGCCCGCCCTCGCCCGCGCGCGCCTATTGGCGGCTCCGGCCCGGCGCGTCACCCGTGGGCACGCCCAGCCCCGCGCGCGCCCCGGCGGTCGGCCCCGAGCCCCGCCCGCCCGACGCTCATTGGCGGGTCCGCGGCCACGCGTCGCGCCCGCCCCTGCCCGCttgcccccgccccgggccgcgcccACGCGAGCCGCAGCCCTGTCCGCGCGAgagcgccccgcccgcccccgccgcccgcctggCCCGGCCCTCGCCCGGCGGGGAGCTAGTCCGCCCGGGGGTGGTCGGTACCTGCAATCGGGGCCAGAAACGCTGGTCGGGGCCTCCTGGTGCCAATCTGGCACCCTACCGGGAGCGGAGTGCAGGGGCGGACGGGGCGAACGCATTAGGTTCCTTACCTCGAGCGGTTTACGGTCCAGCGGGGGCACTAACCACACGAAAGCGGGTAAAGCTGTGATGGGTGCACAGAGGGAGAATAAGGTGCTCTGACTGTGGGGAGACCAACGTCACCCAGTCAACGAGGTCAGAGAAGGCGGCTCTGAAGAAGTGATGCGCACattgcctccttccttcctcccccatccatcgcgcgcgcacacacacacacccgcatGCACCAACATGCCCCTTGCACTCCTTAACCTAAAGACGAAAGAGATTACCTTAAATATGTCTATCCGCATACCTCTTTGAGTGCCTAGAGGTACCCTACAGGTCAAGTCCAGGAAAAGGACTCTGATCTGGTGGGTTCTGTAGCCAACAGGCTGCTTAAGATCTGTCTGTGGGCTGACGGTACCTCCGGAAGATGCACTTTTAGATGTCCAGGTCTTCCCACTGGCAAATAGGCCAGCTTTACGGTACTCACCTTCAGGAACGAGATAAACAGCATGTGAAATGGTAATTAAACGGACTgctgtttaaatgtttaaatacccgggtggctcagtggtttagcgccgccttcagcccagggagtgatcctggaaacccgggatcgagtcccacatcaggctccctgcatggagcctgcttctccctctgcctgtgtctctcgtgaataaataaaatctttaaaaaataaataaatgtttaaatatcctACTGCTTAAACCTTAAAACTTCCATgattgatgccttttatttattcatttagaaataTCAGCTGCTGTTTATGAGCTAAATATTGGGGATAGAAAGCCAGCTACTCTGAGATCTGCCTTCATAAAGTACCCAGTCTACTAAGGAAGAGAGACAAGTTAACTGATTACAGTGAGATCTGGTAAAGGGTATCTTTATGTTATGTGTAAGCTGCCATGAAAGCCCAGAGAAAATCAGATTGGGGTTGTCAAAGGCTTCTGGGAAATGGTACTTGAGCTTAGTCTTGAAGGAAAGGTAGAAATGACAGAATGGATGACTTTAGAGAGGAAAGAGTGAGAGGATATTCCAAGCACAGGTGCATGGAACCCTATAGGAAGGTGTGATGCTCTCAAAGGGCTGGAAGGACTTTCATGTGGCTGAAGCAAAAAGAATGTGTAGTCAGTAGCAGGAGATGGAGCTGGATAGTAAAGAGAGACCACATCCCGCAGGACCTTGTGTAAGAAACCAATGACTTTTTACCTGGACATACAAACAATGAAAgagccaatggaaaaaaagaaaaagaaaaaagaaagagccaaTGGCTTAATACGATTAAACAAGACTTGGGGGTGAGCAAGTTGCCTAGAGGATACTAAGAAGaggattagggacacctgggtggctcggcggttgggcatctgccttcggctcaggagcatgatcctggagtcctgggatcgagtcccacggcaggctccctgcatggagcctgcttctccccctgcctgtgtccctgcctctctctctgtctctcatgaataaataaataaaa of the Canis lupus baileyi chromosome 9, mCanLup2.hap1, whole genome shotgun sequence genome contains:
- the SPTSSA gene encoding serine palmitoyltransferase small subunit A isoform X3; the protein is MALARAWKQMSWFYYQYLLVTALYMLEPWERTVFNSMLVSIVGMALYTGYVFMPQHIMAILHYFEIVQ